From Paracoccus suum, the proteins below share one genomic window:
- a CDS encoding amino acid ABC transporter substrate-binding protein codes for MKLAILFGTATAAALLAGGAMADTLADVKARGMLNCGVNTGLVGFAAPDANGNWQGFDIAVCKAVAAAVLGDASKVKYVPTTGQTRFTALSSGEVDVLARNSTVTFSRDTDLKLDFVAINYYDGQGFMVPKSLGVTSAKELDGATVCIQTGTTTELNLADYFRANNMKYQPVNIDSNAEGEQQYLAGACDAYTTDASGLAATRAAFANPDDHIILPEIISKEPLAVAVRHGDNNWGDIVRWTFFALVAAEEYGITSANLDEQANTSQNPEVQRLLGKTDDLGKMIGLDAEWAKRAIAASGNYGEIFNATIGEATPIKLARGLNAQWTQGGLMYAPPFR; via the coding sequence AGCCGCGCTGCTGGCAGGCGGCGCAATGGCCGACACGCTGGCCGACGTGAAGGCCCGCGGCATGCTGAACTGCGGTGTGAACACCGGCCTGGTCGGCTTTGCTGCGCCGGACGCCAACGGCAACTGGCAAGGCTTTGACATCGCCGTTTGCAAGGCCGTCGCGGCCGCCGTGCTGGGCGATGCCAGCAAGGTCAAATACGTGCCCACCACCGGCCAGACCCGGTTCACCGCGCTCTCCTCGGGCGAGGTTGACGTGCTGGCCCGGAACTCCACCGTGACCTTCTCGCGCGATACCGACCTCAAGCTCGATTTCGTGGCGATCAACTACTATGACGGCCAGGGCTTCATGGTCCCCAAATCGCTGGGTGTGACCTCGGCCAAGGAACTGGATGGCGCGACCGTCTGCATCCAGACCGGCACCACGACCGAGCTGAACCTGGCCGACTACTTCCGCGCCAACAATATGAAGTACCAGCCGGTCAACATCGACAGCAACGCCGAGGGCGAGCAGCAGTACCTGGCCGGTGCCTGCGACGCCTACACGACCGATGCCTCGGGCCTGGCGGCGACCCGTGCCGCCTTTGCGAACCCCGACGATCACATCATCCTGCCCGAGATCATCAGCAAGGAGCCGCTGGCGGTTGCGGTTCGCCATGGCGACAACAACTGGGGCGATATCGTCCGCTGGACCTTCTTCGCGCTGGTCGCGGCCGAGGAATATGGCATCACGTCGGCTAACCTGGACGAGCAGGCGAACACTTCGCAGAACCCGGAGGTCCAGCGCCTGCTGGGAAAGACGGACGATCTGGGCAAGATGATCGGCCTCGACGCGGAGTGGGCCAAGCGCGCGATCGCGGCCTCTGGCAACTATGGCGAGATTTTCAACGCCACCATCGGCGAAGCAACGCCGATCAAGCTGGCGCGGGGCCTCAATGCGCAATGGACCCAGGGCGGACTGATGTACGCCCCGCCGTTCCGCTGA
- a CDS encoding amino acid ABC transporter permease, producing the protein MSDFAVPAHPPFRPMMLINDRRYRGYTIQVVVFILIMAAAWWLIGNTIENLSRLGKDFNFDFLWKRAGYDIPQVLIPYTADSSHMRAAVVGLLNTLLVAVLGCITATIIGVTAGVLRLSNNWLVARLMTIYVELFRNIPLLLWILVVYAVFTESLPAPRAYSGADPAAHMILFDSIALTNRYTAIPTLNLLHSHGSLNIGWGVTINWATIAYIVVLVLAILAHRALGRWARARQNLTGVRPRTWPISAALFVLPLVALWLYFGIEVVRPTLKGFNFAGGVNVHNALVALWLALSLYTGAFIAEIVRAGVLAVSKGQSEASYALGLSRRRTMSLVVLPQALRVIIPPLISQFLNLTKNSSLAIATGYMDLKATLGGTTLNQTGRELESMVLMMGIYLVLSLIISSAMNLFNARVRLRER; encoded by the coding sequence ATGAGCGATTTCGCGGTACCGGCGCATCCGCCGTTCCGACCGATGATGCTGATTAATGACCGGCGTTACCGGGGTTACACCATCCAGGTGGTCGTTTTCATCCTGATCATGGCCGCCGCCTGGTGGCTGATCGGAAACACCATCGAAAACCTCAGCCGTCTCGGCAAAGACTTCAACTTCGATTTCCTGTGGAAGCGCGCGGGCTACGACATTCCGCAGGTCCTGATCCCCTATACCGCCGACAGCAGCCACATGCGCGCGGCCGTCGTGGGGCTGCTCAACACGCTGCTGGTCGCGGTTCTGGGCTGCATCACCGCGACGATCATCGGGGTCACGGCCGGTGTTCTGCGACTTTCCAACAACTGGCTCGTCGCGCGACTGATGACCATCTATGTCGAGCTGTTCCGCAACATCCCGCTGCTGCTGTGGATCCTGGTGGTCTATGCGGTATTCACGGAATCCCTGCCGGCGCCGCGCGCCTATTCGGGGGCCGATCCGGCCGCACATATGATCCTGTTCGACAGCATCGCGCTGACCAACCGCTATACCGCGATCCCGACCCTGAACCTGCTGCACAGCCATGGCAGCCTGAACATCGGCTGGGGGGTGACGATCAACTGGGCGACCATCGCCTATATCGTCGTGCTCGTCCTCGCCATCCTGGCGCATCGCGCGCTGGGCCGCTGGGCGAGGGCGCGCCAGAACCTGACCGGCGTCCGGCCGCGCACCTGGCCGATCTCGGCGGCGCTGTTCGTGCTGCCGCTGGTGGCGTTGTGGCTCTACTTCGGAATCGAGGTAGTGCGCCCGACCCTGAAGGGCTTCAACTTCGCGGGCGGGGTCAACGTCCATAACGCGCTGGTGGCACTGTGGCTGGCGCTGTCCCTCTACACCGGTGCCTTCATCGCCGAGATCGTGCGCGCCGGTGTCCTCGCCGTCAGCAAGGGCCAGTCCGAGGCGAGCTATGCCCTCGGCCTCAGCCGCCGCCGCACCATGAGCCTGGTGGTCCTGCCGCAGGCGCTGCGGGTGATCATCCCGCCGCTGATCTCGCAGTTCCTGAACCTGACCAAGAACAGCAGTTTGGCGATCGCCACAGGCTACATGGACCTCAAGGCGACGCTGGGCGGCACGACCCTGAACCAGACCGGTCGAGAGCTTGAGAGCATGGTCCTGATGATGGGCATCTACCTCGTCCTCAGCCTGATCATTTCCAGCGCGATGAACCTCTTCAACGCCCGCGTCCGCCTGAGGGAGCGCTGA